Part of the Choloepus didactylus isolate mChoDid1 chromosome 10, mChoDid1.pri, whole genome shotgun sequence genome is shown below.
CGTGCCCAGGCTCACTCAGCCGACCAGTGAGTCCCTGGGTTCTctctccccattttatagataaggaggATGAGTTTCAGGGAGGAACCTTGGGGCAGGTAAGTGGGGTCAGTTCAGCTCCATTGGCATTTGTCTGCCCCTACTTGATGCTGTCCCATGGTGATGACTGGGACATGCATGAAACCACCATCCACCCAATACACAGGCTGCCACCCTCCACTTCCAGAGGATCTCAGAGTGGCCAAGAGAGAGGCAGTTCTGGAGTCAGCCTTGGGTCTGAGTCCCAGTTCTaattacaagctgtgtgaccttggggaaaggCCTTGACATCTCTGTGCCTccaattcctcatctgtaaattggttAGTATCATGCCATGTCCTTTTAGGGCTATTAATTCAGTTAATTCATGTATAGCACTTTGAGCAGGGCCTGGCATAGGAAGGGCTCAGAATTGGTGGTGACTTTCCTTTGATCACTGTGTGCACGGGCGCCAGGGCCATAGAGATATAAGCCGTGAGCCCCTCCTGTGTTCTCTTTAgccccagcctcctcctctgGGCTCTACCAGCTGCACACAGTCCTCCTCTCCACACGTAGCCCTCCAGGCCGATGCCCAGGCTCACCTGTTCTGGACAACGTCCCGTTCTGCCGCTGGACGTCCCTAGAGTTGACACTGTAGTGGCACTCATCCCCACTAAAGTCAGACACAAAGTGAGAGCACAGGGTCAGACGGTCAAGGAGAGAAGGACAGGCACTCAGGACAGTAAAGGAGGGACAAGATTCAGGCAGAGATTCCAGTCAGCCCTCCCACTCCACGGGTGGGGAGACAGAGCGAGGCCAGGGAGGGGGGGTACTTGCTCCAGTCTTCTCACAGCTCCAAGAAGCCAGAGCTGGtgatgggggagtggggggtgaaGGACTGGCATGTGGGGGTCTCACATGGTCTCGTAGTCTCTGAGCTGTATGGTGTCCTCCTTCAGGTTGGGGGTAAGGTAAAAGAAGGTTGCCTTGACGTCTCGAATCAACCGCTGCAGCTCAGGGTTGCGAAAGACTCCGGCGATGTAAAACCACTTGCCAGAGAGCTGAGGAGAAGGCAGCAGAGATGACGGGGAGCTGGGAGTGAACTCCCGATGGGCTCAGGCATATCCTCCCCGCATTTCGCAAACAGGGAAGCAGAGAGGGCCCATGTGGGGAGTTGGATGTGCAGGAGCTTGCAACACAAGCCAGGCATCTCTCGGGGCGCCCCCTCCATGCCCAGCACAGAACTGCCCCTGCTGACACCTCAGAATGGGCTTCTGGGTTTGGAGGCAGGAGAGGCTCCCCAGATCTCCCTGGATTTCACCCCAGGATCCgggaggggaagggtggagccAGAAGCCAGCAAGGGGAGGGCAGCCCAGAGAGGCCAGGCCCGGGTCTCACCCGCTCCAGGATAGCATCAGTGATCGGCACGGCCTTCTGGTAGGGACACGTGGGGTCCTGGGCGGTCAGCAGAGGAAGGAGGCTCAGAGCTGTGAGGGCCCAGGGCAGTGCCATGCCACGGCAGGAGGCTCCCAGAGTCGGGCAGACATGTGGCCGGAGGGTGCAGTGACCTTTATACTAGCTGAGTGGGGTGCATGGGGCCCAGAAAGGTCCTCTGGGGCTGTGACACAATCCAGGGGCTGTTGGGAAATGCCTTGCACAAaaccctccctcctttcccctaAGGCAGCCCCAGGTGAAACCTCCAAGCCCAGGTCTACTTTGGGTCCCCTTTGGCCAAGGGGTTTTGAAGGACTGAAGGGTCTGGCTTATTCAAGGCTGGGATGGGTGCAGGGCTGGGgagatatgaaatatttttgagtCCACAGATTTCATTAGAGGAGTCAGCCACTGGCAATCTCATGGTTTTCATGCAATGGGGGGAAACCCAgcagtaaagcaaatgccaatgGCACCTTAGGGTTTCCCAGCTGGCTAGAGTGGGGTTCAGGGTTGGGGGAGAAAACATGATTCAGTTCCCACTGAGAGTGGTCCCAGCCCTGGAGGCAGGAACATTTCCAAAAGAAGGGGACATCTAAGTTGACTGTCTTATTTCTAGAAAATCGATTACTTTGACCAATTTCCAGCATCTAAAAGAAGATAGTAAGTGCATGCtagtccccacccccagcctttcAAGCAGGAGCCTATCTTTTCTTCAACATCCCCCCACTGTGGAGCAGTAAACAGCACATAGAAAATGCAATAAATGTTGTGAAATGAATCCTGGCCATTTATATTCCTGCCTCATTCACTCAAATGTTTCCCCACATAGATAAATACTTTCAAAGTGTATTATTATGATATACTTCAATTTTGTATTCTCAATCACTTCTCATATTTGCATCATATTTCATGTTTCAGTAAATTATAATTTTCATGGATTCATAATCCTTCATTCACTTCATCACTTCCTCTCTGCATGCCTCCAGCATTTCgtattttgatttttctcctgATGCTAAGTGGCAGACAGTGGCCGAATTTCTCCCTAAACATTCCATAgtattcaagaaaaagaaaaacatatgtccactataagtggacatgaattttcatagtagcattatttacaatagctaaaaactggaaacaacaaaaatgcTCATCAACAGgtaaatgtgaaataaattatGGCATTTTCACACAATGAAAAATTACTtagcaaaaaaaaatgtatgatatactaacatgaattttaaaaatgttatgttgtgaaaaaagaaagcagatgtaacAGAGcacatattacatgattccatttatatgaagttctataATGGTCAGAACTGAGCTCCAGGGATAGAAATCAGACTAGTGGTTTGCTAGGACAGGGAGAGCAATTGGACTGCAAAAGGGTCCAAGAGAACTTTCTGAGGGGGTGGCAGTGCTCTATAGTTTCACTGTGGTGTTTGTCCCACATGTATATACACCCATCTAAACTTATTGGATGTAAACCTAAAATGactgtattttattgtatgcaaataatacctcaataaagttgatttttggAAAAAACCTCCCCCAGAGCAGAGAAAGCAAAACatggcaaataaaaaaatactcaCGATTCTTAATCCTGTATGAATTTAGCAATGCACCAGTGAGActctctccacatccttgtcagaaCTGGaattccccctttttttctttatattttgtcaGCTCAGTTTGGATTTTGAATCTGCACAGCTTTAATTTGGTTTTTGAAAAAGTGGAACTTATCAGGAGGGGAGGAGTGCAGGTGAGGGTGTAGCGTGTCAAGGGATGGAAGGTCTGCAGGGCTGGAGCAGGTGATGGGTACGGAAGGTCCAGAGTCGATGGTGGAGAGGTTGGCGGGAGGCCAAGCCTGCAGGGCACGGGAGCCAGGCTGAGGGGTGTGGTGGGACTCTGGGGCAcgtgggagaaactgagagatgtCAAGTGGGGTTGAGGGTGACATCATCAGATTTGCTCTTTAGAGAGATCGCTCTGTCCATCTGCagtggggagatggggagggcAGCGGTGGGAGAATAGCCTGGAAGGACCAGTGGAGGCTGGAGCAGTGGTCCAGGTGTGAGATGATGGGGGACAGAGTCCAGACACTGTTTATTTCAAGGAGAGGCTGTGCATTGTGCAAGGATATCAGAATCCTGAGCTTTAGAGGGCCCCACAtacaacacagacacacacacatacagacacacacaaacgGAAGTGTGCACACACCCAGAGCTTATTAAAACACAGCAGCACCTCTGTCACTTGGGATCAGGTACCAGGTCCTGGTACAGAATGACCCGTAGCCCCAACACCCACTTTCATGACCAACACTGTTCAGGTCCCAAGCAGACAAGTCTCAACAGCTTACATTCCTTAATCTTGAAGCAAGAGGCCACAGCATCAAAATTGATGATCTGAGGATGATGCTGCCACTGACATGGGAGACAGACACTGCTTTGGAGTTTAGGGAGGAGTGGAAGGACAAACGGAGAAGACACATCAATTAGTGTGGGGTGGAGGTGAAGAGCTATGCTAGCTCgaccacttgctagctgtgtggccctgggtaAGTTACTTCTCTGCTCCTTGCCTCAAGTTTTCTACCTCTAAAATGGGGCTAATCCTAGTAGAACTTCATCCAGTTCTTATGAGGTTTAAGCCAGTTTACATTGATAAAATGCACATTCAATGAAACAAAGTTGCTTTCAAGACTCTCCTAATCATCATAACTATTACCATCCATTTAAGGACaagccgggggtgggggtggggctgtactattttgtatatattatgtcccccagaaaaagccatgttctttgatgctcttgtgggggcatatgtattagtgttgattaggttggaacctattaattagttcagtgtttccatggagatgtcactcaatcagttgtgggtgagacctttcattggattatttctatggaggtgttgccgcacccattcagggtgggtctttattggataactctgcccagatgcagagcaactgagagtgatattttgaagaacagctgtagctaagagaggacaaaactccccaaaagcaacattttggagaaagtcattttgaaacgccacctgagagaaagcagatgccagccacgtgtcttccaagctaatagaggtgttccagatgccaatggccatccctcagtgaaggtacccgaatgttgctgtcttaccttggacactttatggctcagactgtaactttgtaaccaaataaaacccctttataaaagccaatccatttctggtattttgcttaatggcagcattagcaaaccagaacaggaaccaagaaagaaagaatcctgCTTACAAAATACTTCAGTGATTACAAATTACATCCCACTTCTAAAGACATCCAAATTCAAAAATACATCTATCCTGGATTCAAGGAAATAGTGTATTTCCCACATTATAGAGATGAGATTTAAAACAATGGCTCAGAAAGGTGAGGTGACATGGTGAAGTGTCACACAGCCAGTCAGCTTTAGGGAATTGGAAATGCACACATTTGAACCCCTTCATTTCTGGAGAAGCCAATTCGAATATTTCATCAC
Proteins encoded:
- the LOC119505323 gene encoding alpha-1-acid glycoprotein 1-like, which codes for MALPWALTALSLLPLLTAQDPTCPYQKAVPITDAILERLSGKWFYIAGVFRNPELQRLIRDVKATFFYLTPNLKEDTIQLRDYETIGDECHYSVNSRDVQRQNGTLSRTVPDGVQIVHLWLSKDPKAFILLFEPEDEQNRGLAFYARKQKVTKKQLREFQEALKCLGLQDDEILYLDGKKDLCRPLDKQHKKERKKGNVES